In Vicingus serpentipes, the following are encoded in one genomic region:
- a CDS encoding KdsC family phosphatase translates to MSNFKELLPKINTFIFDIDGVLTNGMVMIMPDGDQLRQMNIKDGYALQYAVKKGYNIAIISGGSSETVRKRLNGLGITDVFLKASNKIEIFDNYVNGKNISKENILYMGDDIPDYPVMQKSGVATCPKNAAIEIKNISHYISDKNGGEGCVRDIIEQVLRCQGNWFDKDAHTW, encoded by the coding sequence ATGAGCAATTTCAAAGAATTACTTCCAAAAATAAACACTTTTATATTTGATATTGATGGTGTTTTAACTAATGGTATGGTTATGATTATGCCAGATGGCGACCAACTAAGACAAATGAATATTAAAGATGGTTATGCTTTGCAATATGCTGTAAAAAAAGGCTATAACATTGCGATAATTTCAGGAGGAAGTTCAGAAACTGTTCGTAAACGTTTAAATGGACTAGGTATTACTGATGTGTTTTTAAAAGCAAGTAATAAGATTGAAATTTTTGACAACTATGTAAATGGTAAAAATATTTCAAAAGAGAATATTTTATATATGGGTGATGATATTCCAGATTACCCTGTAATGCAAAAAAGTGGTGTTGCTACTTGCCCTAAAAATGCAGCAATTGAAATTAAAAACATTAGCCATTACATTTCTGATAAAAATGGTGGCGAAGGTTGTGTTAGAGATATTATAGAACAAGTATTACGTTGTCAGGGTAACTGGTTTGATAAAGATGCTCATACTTGGTAA
- a CDS encoding CDP-alcohol phosphatidyltransferase family protein, translating into MSKLAPENKFIDLSDYGRFLARIFAKSLVKTSFTPVHVTLLFFLVGLAAIYCILNQFYITALFLLILKSIIDAADGELARLRQKPSYIGRFLDSNLDFALNFGFLYAIHIVTENSFGLMLMAFFSIQLQGTVFNYYYTILRNNSDGGDTTSRIKESSFPKALHGENQQIVNFLFIIYTIFYGGYDKIIFAMDSRAKNKSSFPNWFMTFVSIYGLGFQLLIIGVMLTLGLINFISEFLIIYNVFILLIIGVRKIVLPQKKSSQ; encoded by the coding sequence ATGTCAAAATTAGCACCTGAGAATAAATTTATTGATCTATCTGATTATGGACGTTTTTTAGCAAGAATATTTGCCAAATCATTAGTTAAAACATCATTTACACCAGTTCATGTTACACTGTTGTTTTTTCTTGTAGGATTGGCCGCAATTTACTGTATTCTTAATCAATTTTACATCACTGCTCTATTCCTTTTAATATTAAAATCAATAATAGACGCTGCTGATGGCGAATTGGCTCGATTAAGACAAAAACCTTCTTATATTGGTCGGTTTTTAGATTCTAACTTGGATTTTGCATTAAATTTCGGCTTCCTTTATGCCATTCATATTGTTACCGAAAACTCCTTTGGATTAATGTTAATGGCCTTTTTTTCAATTCAATTACAAGGTACCGTTTTCAATTATTATTATACTATTCTTCGAAACAATTCTGATGGAGGTGATACAACTAGCCGCATCAAAGAATCTTCTTTTCCAAAAGCATTGCATGGCGAAAATCAACAAATAGTTAATTTTCTTTTTATTATCTATACCATCTTTTATGGTGGTTATGATAAAATCATTTTTGCAATGGATTCAAGGGCTAAAAATAAAAGTTCATTCCCTAATTGGTTTATGACATTTGTATCAATTTACGGACTTGGCTTTCAATTATTAATAATTGGAGTAATGTTAACTTTAGGCTTAATAAATTTCATTTCTGAGTTCCTTATAATTTACAATGTATTTATATTATTGATAATCGGGGTAAGAAAAATAGTTCTTCCTCAGAAAAAATCTAGTCAATAA
- the ccsA gene encoding cytochrome c biogenesis protein has product MLKTIKDILFSTRLTAVLLFVFGAAIGVATFIENDFGTPASKAVIFNTRWLELVMLLLTINLIGNIFKYKMIQLSKLATLTFHVALIIILIGAGITRYISYEGLMHIREGETSNTIVSDDTFLQFKVDNQEIQTSYEKKLFLNPLYNAPFNIDFDFVGSDVEVTFKDFIQNSIDTVIPDDNGKNIIEIVTVGQKGRVSRFIEQGQTKFFGNFPVAFDNNTVAEAVKIMTTDTGLIMVSPYDVNYLSMDDQSTGLLKKDTIHVFKNRRLYSIGQVQMVYKQVHEKSVIKQVSADKKNPNGEDALIVDVTCNGKSKEVILFGGKGYLSNPTIFQLEGLNFSLTYGAKQTTVPFEITLDDFILDKYPGSMSPSSYESEVTLNDNRNGGVKFSQKIFMNNVLDYDGYRFFQSSYDQDELGTVLSVNHDFWGTTVTYIGYFLLALGMVITLITKNSRFNILRRKVKEIRLKREAMTVVLALFSFVGLHGQDGHNHKNETKDFVEVNKEHADKFGRLLVQDADGRIKPVQTMASEMLRKVTRKEMFNNMTPSQVLLSMMYNPPYWQQLPMIKVNHPELEEKLGAKDHYAPFLNFFDKNFQYIIQEDAEIANRKKPSERTKYDKEVIAVDERANVCFMIFDGSLFKIFPKVGDENNTWFTSRDYKQFTSHDSVFVKSMLPYYFSVVSESFKTKNWATADSILTLVADYQYKFGAEVIPEQSKIDLEITYNRVNIFKRLFMYYTFVGLLILVFLFMDIFSAKKWKKTVVKFLTGGLFILFGLHTIGLAARWYISGHAPWSNGYESMIYIGWATVFAGFLFSRTSKMTLAATSILTALILMVAHLNWLDPEITPLVPVLKSYWLMIHVAIITGSYGFLGLGCLLGFMNLILMIVKTAKNRLRINSTIKELTIIVEMTLTVGLFMAAVGTFLGGVWANESWGRYWGWDPKETWALVIVLIYAMILHLRFIPKANGKYLFNLVAVLGFSTVIMTYFGVNYYLAGLHSYAKGDPVPIPTFVPVTLAVVLLVGVVAYLRNRKDRV; this is encoded by the coding sequence ATGCTTAAAACCATTAAAGATATTCTATTTTCTACTCGTTTAACTGCTGTTTTATTGTTTGTTTTTGGAGCAGCTATTGGAGTGGCTACATTTATCGAAAACGATTTTGGAACACCAGCCTCTAAGGCAGTAATTTTTAATACACGGTGGTTAGAATTAGTAATGCTTTTATTAACCATAAATTTAATTGGTAATATATTTAAGTATAAAATGATCCAACTTTCTAAGTTGGCAACTTTAACTTTTCATGTGGCATTAATCATTATCTTAATTGGTGCAGGTATTACAAGATACATTAGTTATGAAGGATTGATGCATATTAGAGAGGGTGAAACAAGTAATACAATAGTTTCTGACGATACTTTTTTACAGTTTAAGGTTGACAATCAAGAAATACAAACTTCTTACGAGAAGAAATTATTTTTAAATCCTTTATATAACGCGCCTTTTAATATTGATTTTGATTTTGTAGGTTCTGATGTAGAAGTAACCTTCAAAGATTTTATTCAAAATTCTATTGACACCGTAATTCCAGATGATAATGGTAAAAATATTATTGAGATTGTAACTGTAGGTCAAAAAGGGAGAGTTTCTCGTTTTATAGAGCAAGGTCAAACTAAGTTTTTTGGCAACTTTCCGGTAGCTTTTGATAACAATACTGTTGCTGAAGCTGTAAAAATTATGACTACTGACACCGGTTTAATTATGGTTTCTCCATACGATGTGAACTATTTAAGTATGGATGACCAGAGCACAGGCTTATTAAAAAAAGATACGATTCACGTATTTAAAAACAGAAGGCTATATAGTATTGGGCAAGTACAAATGGTGTATAAGCAAGTGCATGAAAAAAGTGTAATAAAACAAGTAAGTGCCGATAAGAAAAATCCAAATGGAGAGGATGCATTAATAGTTGATGTAACTTGCAATGGAAAAAGTAAAGAGGTTATTTTATTTGGAGGAAAAGGTTATTTATCTAACCCAACTATATTTCAATTAGAAGGACTAAATTTTTCGTTAACCTATGGAGCAAAACAAACTACAGTTCCATTTGAAATAACTTTAGATGATTTTATTTTAGATAAATATCCAGGGTCAATGAGTCCATCTTCATACGAAAGTGAAGTAACTTTAAATGATAACAGAAATGGTGGAGTTAAATTCTCTCAAAAAATATTTATGAATAATGTGTTAGATTACGATGGCTATAGATTTTTTCAATCATCATACGATCAAGATGAGTTAGGAACTGTACTTTCTGTTAATCATGATTTTTGGGGAACAACTGTAACTTATATTGGTTACTTTTTATTAGCTCTTGGAATGGTAATTACATTAATTACTAAAAACTCAAGGTTTAATATCTTACGTCGTAAGGTGAAAGAAATTCGTTTAAAAAGAGAAGCTATGACAGTTGTTTTAGCGTTATTCTCTTTTGTTGGTTTACATGGGCAAGATGGCCACAATCATAAAAATGAAACAAAAGATTTTGTTGAGGTAAATAAAGAGCATGCAGACAAGTTTGGGCGATTATTGGTGCAAGATGCTGATGGTAGAATTAAGCCTGTGCAAACAATGGCTTCTGAAATGTTGCGTAAAGTAACACGTAAAGAAATGTTTAACAACATGACACCATCTCAGGTGTTATTGAGTATGATGTATAACCCACCTTATTGGCAACAATTACCAATGATTAAGGTAAATCATCCTGAGTTGGAAGAAAAATTGGGAGCCAAAGATCATTATGCACCATTTTTAAACTTTTTTGATAAAAACTTCCAATACATTATTCAAGAAGATGCAGAAATTGCAAACCGTAAAAAACCATCAGAACGAACAAAATATGATAAAGAAGTAATAGCTGTTGATGAACGAGCAAATGTTTGTTTTATGATTTTTGATGGTTCATTATTTAAAATATTCCCTAAAGTTGGCGATGAAAACAATACTTGGTTTACCAGTAGAGATTACAAGCAATTTACTTCGCACGATTCGGTATTTGTAAAGTCGATGTTGCCTTATTATTTCTCTGTGGTTTCAGAATCGTTTAAAACAAAGAATTGGGCAACTGCCGATAGTATTTTAACACTTGTTGCCGATTACCAATACAAATTTGGTGCTGAGGTAATTCCAGAACAATCTAAAATTGATCTAGAAATTACCTACAATCGAGTAAACATATTTAAGCGTTTGTTTATGTATTACACCTTTGTTGGTTTACTGATTTTGGTGTTTTTGTTTATGGATATTTTTAGTGCTAAAAAATGGAAAAAAACAGTTGTTAAGTTTTTAACAGGAGGTTTGTTTATTTTGTTTGGCTTACATACTATAGGCTTGGCTGCTCGTTGGTATATTTCAGGGCATGCACCATGGAGTAATGGATACGAATCGATGATTTATATTGGTTGGGCAACAGTTTTTGCAGGTTTTTTGTTTTCAAGAACATCAAAAATGACTTTGGCTGCAACTTCAATTTTAACAGCTTTAATTTTGATGGTAGCTCACCTTAATTGGTTAGATCCAGAAATTACACCTTTAGTACCCGTTCTTAAATCGTATTGGTTAATGATACATGTTGCTATTATTACAGGTAGTTATGGTTTCTTAGGTTTAGGTTGTTTGTTAGGTTTTATGAACCTTATATTGATGATAGTGAAAACAGCTAAAAACAGATTAAGAATTAACTCAACCATAAAAGAGTTAACCATTATTGTAGAAATGACCTTAACAGTTGGTTTGTTTATGGCAGCAGTAGGTACATTTTTAGGTGGTGTTTGGGCTAACGAAAGCTGGGGACGTTACTGGGGTTGGGATCCTAAAGAAACATGGGCGTTGGTAATAGTGTTGATTTATGCCATGATTTTACACTTACGTTTTATACCAAAAGCAAATGGAAAATACCTATTTAACTTGGTTGCTGTACTTGGGTTTAGCACAGTAATTATGACTTATTTTGGTGTAAACTATTACCTAGCTGGGTTACATTCTTATGCTAAAGGCGATCCTGTGCCAATACCTACATTTGTGCCGGTTACCTTAGCAGTTGTATTGTTGGTTGGTGTTGTTGCTTACCTTAGAAATAGAAAGGATAGGGTTTAA
- a CDS encoding 6-pyruvoyl trahydropterin synthase family protein: MIYLTRRERFNAAHRLFKKEWSDEKNFEVFGKCSNPNWHGHNYELFVTIKGDINPETGFVVNLKVLSKIVREKVIYKIDHKNLNLDVDFMKGKITSAENIAIAIWEEIEKDVNQLDCQLHCVKVVETENNSIEYYG; encoded by the coding sequence ATGATTTACCTAACCAGAAGAGAACGATTTAATGCAGCCCATCGTTTGTTTAAAAAAGAATGGAGCGATGAAAAAAACTTTGAAGTTTTTGGCAAATGTTCAAACCCAAATTGGCACGGACACAACTATGAGCTTTTTGTAACCATAAAAGGAGATATAAACCCTGAAACTGGCTTTGTAGTAAACTTAAAGGTTTTAAGTAAAATAGTTCGAGAAAAAGTAATTTATAAAATAGATCATAAAAACTTAAATCTGGATGTAGATTTTATGAAAGGTAAAATTACTTCAGCTGAAAATATTGCAATTGCAATATGGGAAGAAATTGAAAAAGATGTAAATCAATTAGATTGCCAATTACATTGTGTAAAAGTGGTTGAAACAGAAAATAACTCAATAGAATATTACGGATAA
- a CDS encoding VOC family protein: protein MDSTTNALNWFEIPALDIERSKKFYETIFDIEMTLMDMGDEKLALFPFEPGTGKASGAIATGEYHKPSDKGTFVYLNANPTMDNVLAKVEAAGGKILQPKFSIGENGFVAYIQDTEGSVVGIHSMR from the coding sequence ATGGATAGCACTACAAATGCATTAAACTGGTTTGAAATACCTGCTTTAGATATAGAACGAAGCAAAAAGTTTTACGAAACCATTTTTGACATAGAAATGACGCTAATGGACATGGGTGATGAAAAATTAGCCCTATTTCCATTTGAACCAGGAACTGGAAAAGCATCAGGAGCAATTGCTACTGGAGAGTATCATAAACCAAGCGACAAAGGAACTTTTGTATATTTAAATGCTAACCCAACAATGGATAATGTATTGGCAAAAGTTGAAGCTGCTGGTGGTAAAATTTTACAACCTAAGTTTAGTATTGGAGAAAATGGTTTTGTTGCTTACATACAAGATACTGAAGGTAGCGTTGTTGGTATTCATTCGATGAGGTAA
- the folE gene encoding GTP cyclohydrolase I FolE: MMKENNMDGYEKVEQYNEKKIESLSKHYENIITELGEDINREGLQKTPERVAKAMQYLTHGYDLDPAEILKGAMFAENHDHMVIVKDIELYSMCEHHMLPFFGKAHIAYIPNGHIVGLSKIPRVVDAFARRLQVQERLTDQIMNCIQETLNPKGVAVVIEAKHMCMQMRGIQKQNSTTTTSSFTGAFEKDSTRKEFIALISHKMS, translated from the coding sequence ATGATGAAAGAAAACAATATGGATGGGTACGAAAAAGTTGAACAATACAACGAAAAAAAAATTGAGTCGCTATCTAAACATTATGAAAATATTATAACTGAATTAGGTGAAGATATAAACAGAGAAGGATTACAAAAAACACCAGAAAGAGTTGCTAAAGCAATGCAATACTTAACACATGGTTATGATTTAGATCCAGCAGAAATATTAAAGGGAGCAATGTTTGCTGAAAACCATGACCACATGGTAATTGTAAAAGACATTGAACTTTATTCTATGTGTGAGCACCACATGTTACCATTTTTTGGAAAAGCTCACATTGCTTATATTCCAAACGGTCATATTGTTGGATTAAGTAAAATTCCTAGAGTTGTTGATGCATTTGCCAGAAGATTGCAAGTCCAAGAAAGATTAACCGATCAAATTATGAATTGTATTCAAGAAACTTTAAACCCAAAAGGTGTTGCCGTAGTAATTGAAGCTAAGCATATGTGTATGCAAATGCGTGGTATTCAAAAACAAAATTCAACAACAACAACATCTTCATTTACTGGTGCCTTTGAAAAAGATAGCACTAGAAAAGAGTTTATTGCTTTAATCTCTCACAAAATGTCATAA
- a CDS encoding Rossmann-like and DUF2520 domain-containing protein: MKDIKSITFIGAGNVATHLAKAFFNEGFDIEQVYSRNIDNALLLADEVQSIAIDNLVTLNSNADLYIISIKDDAIESVLQQVLDKNIFITHTSGSIPITIFEETGFKNYGIFYPLQTFSKSKTINLLEVPFCIEANENEDLLYDLANKLSNSVHLVSSEQRKKLHLAAVFACNFTNHMYAIAEDLCSKNNVNFNILKPLIRETAEKITLNHAKDVQTGPAIRNDEKIIANHLSQLDDLINYQEIYRLITQNIQKDK; encoded by the coding sequence TTGAAAGACATCAAATCCATAACATTTATTGGTGCTGGTAATGTTGCCACCCATTTAGCTAAAGCTTTTTTTAACGAAGGCTTTGATATTGAGCAAGTTTACAGTCGAAATATAGATAATGCTTTGCTACTTGCAGATGAAGTTCAATCTATAGCAATTGATAATTTAGTAACCCTTAACTCAAATGCAGATTTATACATTATTTCAATTAAAGATGATGCTATCGAGTCAGTCCTTCAGCAAGTTTTAGATAAAAACATATTTATTACTCATACTTCAGGAAGTATTCCTATTACAATTTTTGAAGAAACTGGATTTAAAAATTACGGCATTTTCTATCCTTTACAAACTTTTAGCAAATCGAAAACTATTAATTTACTAGAAGTACCTTTTTGCATAGAAGCAAATGAGAATGAAGATTTACTTTATGATTTAGCAAACAAGCTATCTAACTCTGTTCACTTAGTAAGTTCTGAACAACGAAAAAAATTACACTTAGCTGCTGTTTTTGCTTGTAACTTCACAAACCACATGTATGCTATTGCAGAAGATTTGTGTTCAAAGAATAATGTGAATTTTAATATTCTAAAACCACTAATTAGAGAAACCGCAGAAAAAATCACCCTGAATCATGCTAAAGATGTTCAAACTGGACCAGCAATAAGAAATGATGAAAAAATTATTGCAAATCATTTAAGCCAATTAGATGATTTAATTAATTATCAAGAAATTTACCGATTAATCACTCAAAATATTCAAAAAGATAAATGA
- a CDS encoding VF530 family protein encodes MTETQKNNPLHGITLKVVLTTLVDYYGWEKLGKHVKINCFISNPSMNSSLKFLRQTDWARKKVEDLYLEIMERKM; translated from the coding sequence ATGACAGAAACTCAAAAAAACAATCCGTTACATGGAATAACCTTAAAAGTTGTACTTACCACTTTAGTAGATTATTATGGGTGGGAAAAACTAGGAAAGCATGTTAAAATAAATTGTTTCATTAGTAATCCTAGTATGAATTCAAGTTTAAAATTTTTACGCCAAACAGATTGGGCACGTAAAAAGGTAGAAGACTTGTACCTTGAAATTATGGAGCGCAAGATGTAA
- a CDS encoding pyruvate carboxylase: protein MELKKINKLLVANRGEIAIRIFRAATELHIRTVAIYTYEDRYSLHRYKADESYQIGKNDDPLKPYLDIEEIINVAKNIGANAIHPGYGFLSENVHFAKRCREEGIIFVGPAPEVMEQLGDKIAAKLIAVKAQVPVIEGSEIKTSDNATVLSEAHKIGYPIMIKAAAGGGGRGMRVVRNDEQLLKSYYEAKGEAGTAFGDDTIFIEKFIDSPKHIEVQIMADEHGNMVHLFERDCSVQRRFQKVVEVAPCQNLSQEAKNKIYNYATSICKSVNYNNVGTVEFLVDPDENIYFIEVNPRIQVEHTITEEITGIDIVRSQIQIARGYKLADPQIFLKSQEDVKCNGYAIQCRITTEDPQNNFTPDYGTIVAQRTAAGYGIRLDAGSLYTGSTISPFFDSMLVKISASGRTLKGTCQRLERALKEFRIRGVKTNIGFLENVITHPDFQNGDVTVKFIENHPELFEFKRKFDRGTKTLKYLGEVIVNGNPDVKFVDPNKTFVTPIVPDFDRFSTHPKGTKDLLTELGRDKFIDWVKENPSIKYTDTTFRDAHQSLLATRVRTTDMLKVAEGFSKHFPQLFSMEMWGGATFDVSMRFLHEDPWARLQLLRKAMPNVLTQMLIRSSNAVGYTAYPDNLVEKFIEESGKNGLDVFRIFDSLNWFDSMKTSITAVNERTDGIAEACICYTGDILDPTQHKYTLQYYLDFAKQLEDAGAHILGIKDMAGLLKPYSAHKLITELKKTIDIPIHLHTHDTSGLQVATYLQAVEAGVDIMDVALSSVSGLTSQPNFNSLVAMFQGHPRAEEFDLKKLNEYSNYWEAVREQYYPFESGLKAGTAQVFDHEIPGGQYSNLRPQARGLGLEEKFETIKKNYETVNDMFGDIVKVTPSSKVVGDMAMFMTSNNLTEQDVYDKAETLSFPESVINFFKGDLGQPYQGFPEKLQKVILKNVKPYTDRPNAHLAPIDFEKEFAEFQVKFNKHCNFLDFLSYKFYPKVFEDYFNHHQQYGDVSYIPTTAFFYGLKHNEEITIEFESGKMIIVEYLYTTNADDDGYRNVFFNLNGQTRGVKVKDNTAVSTKVKHVKAEADNEIGAPLQGKLVQLKVKAGDVVKKEQSLFVLEAMKMESTVTAPTDGKVKKVHLTEGTMVEQSDLVVEFE, encoded by the coding sequence ATGGAACTCAAAAAAATCAACAAACTTTTAGTAGCAAACCGTGGTGAAATTGCGATAAGAATTTTTAGAGCTGCAACTGAACTACATATTAGAACAGTTGCTATTTACACTTACGAAGATAGGTATTCTTTACACAGATATAAAGCTGATGAGTCTTACCAAATTGGCAAAAATGACGACCCGTTAAAACCTTATTTAGATATAGAAGAGATTATTAACGTAGCTAAAAATATTGGTGCAAATGCGATTCATCCTGGTTATGGTTTTTTGTCAGAGAATGTTCATTTTGCTAAAAGATGTAGAGAAGAAGGGATAATTTTTGTTGGTCCTGCTCCAGAAGTAATGGAACAGTTAGGAGATAAAATTGCTGCAAAATTAATTGCTGTAAAAGCTCAAGTTCCAGTAATTGAAGGCTCCGAAATTAAAACATCTGATAATGCTACCGTTTTAAGTGAAGCTCATAAAATTGGTTATCCGATAATGATAAAAGCTGCCGCTGGTGGAGGTGGTAGAGGAATGCGTGTAGTTAGAAATGATGAGCAATTATTAAAGTCGTACTACGAAGCAAAAGGAGAAGCAGGAACAGCTTTTGGTGATGACACCATTTTTATTGAAAAATTTATTGATTCGCCAAAACACATTGAAGTTCAAATAATGGCTGACGAGCATGGCAACATGGTTCATTTGTTTGAACGTGATTGCTCTGTTCAACGTCGTTTTCAAAAAGTGGTTGAGGTTGCTCCATGTCAAAATTTGTCACAAGAAGCAAAAAACAAAATTTACAATTATGCCACAAGCATTTGTAAATCGGTTAACTACAATAATGTTGGTACGGTTGAGTTTTTGGTTGATCCAGATGAAAACATTTACTTTATTGAAGTAAACCCTAGAATACAAGTTGAGCATACCATTACTGAAGAAATTACAGGAATTGATATTGTTCGCTCTCAAATACAAATTGCGCGAGGATATAAATTAGCCGATCCACAAATTTTCTTAAAAAGTCAAGAAGACGTAAAATGTAACGGTTATGCTATACAATGTAGAATTACAACTGAAGACCCTCAAAATAATTTCACACCTGATTACGGAACAATTGTAGCTCAACGAACTGCAGCTGGCTATGGTATTCGTTTAGATGCTGGTAGTTTATATACTGGCTCAACTATTTCTCCATTTTTTGATTCAATGTTGGTAAAAATTTCTGCTTCGGGAAGAACCTTAAAAGGAACTTGCCAAAGATTAGAAAGAGCCTTAAAAGAATTTAGAATTAGAGGTGTAAAAACCAATATTGGTTTCTTAGAAAATGTAATAACTCATCCCGATTTTCAGAATGGAGATGTAACAGTTAAATTTATTGAAAACCACCCTGAACTTTTTGAGTTTAAAAGAAAATTTGATAGAGGAACTAAAACATTAAAATATTTAGGAGAAGTAATTGTTAATGGAAATCCAGATGTAAAGTTTGTTGATCCAAACAAAACTTTTGTTACTCCTATTGTTCCAGATTTTGACCGTTTTAGTACTCATCCAAAAGGGACAAAAGACTTGTTAACCGAATTGGGTAGAGATAAATTTATTGATTGGGTAAAAGAAAATCCAAGCATAAAATATACCGATACTACTTTTAGAGATGCTCACCAATCACTATTAGCAACTCGTGTTCGTACAACCGATATGCTAAAAGTTGCTGAAGGTTTTTCTAAACATTTCCCACAATTATTTTCTATGGAAATGTGGGGAGGAGCTACTTTCGATGTGTCGATGCGTTTTTTACATGAAGACCCATGGGCTCGTTTACAATTACTAAGAAAAGCTATGCCCAACGTGTTAACACAAATGTTAATTCGTAGCTCTAATGCTGTTGGATATACCGCTTACCCAGATAATTTAGTAGAGAAATTTATTGAAGAATCAGGAAAAAATGGATTGGATGTATTTAGAATTTTTGATTCATTAAATTGGTTCGATTCGATGAAAACGAGTATTACTGCTGTTAATGAAAGAACTGATGGAATTGCTGAAGCTTGTATTTGCTACACTGGTGACATTTTAGATCCAACCCAACATAAATATACTTTGCAGTACTATTTAGATTTTGCAAAGCAACTGGAAGATGCCGGAGCTCATATTTTAGGTATAAAAGATATGGCTGGGCTGTTAAAACCATATTCTGCTCACAAACTAATTACTGAGTTAAAGAAAACTATTGACATTCCTATTCATTTACATACACATGATACTTCGGGATTACAAGTAGCTACTTATTTACAAGCCGTTGAAGCTGGCGTTGATATTATGGATGTAGCGTTGAGTTCAGTTTCTGGACTAACCTCACAACCTAATTTTAATTCGCTGGTTGCAATGTTTCAAGGACACCCTAGAGCAGAAGAATTTGACTTAAAAAAATTAAACGAATATTCTAACTATTGGGAAGCTGTACGTGAACAATATTATCCTTTTGAGTCTGGATTAAAAGCAGGTACTGCTCAAGTATTCGACCACGAAATACCTGGCGGACAATACTCTAACTTACGACCTCAAGCAAGAGGTTTAGGATTAGAAGAAAAATTTGAAACCATTAAAAAGAATTATGAAACGGTAAACGATATGTTTGGCGACATTGTTAAAGTTACTCCTTCTTCTAAAGTGGTAGGTGATATGGCAATGTTTATGACTTCAAACAATTTAACCGAACAAGATGTTTACGATAAAGCGGAAACACTTTCGTTTCCTGAATCGGTAATCAATTTCTTTAAAGGTGATTTAGGGCAACCTTACCAAGGCTTTCCGGAGAAATTACAAAAAGTTATCTTAAAAAATGTAAAACCATATACCGATAGACCAAATGCTCACCTTGCTCCTATCGATTTTGAAAAAGAATTTGCTGAATTTCAAGTAAAGTTTAACAAGCACTGTAATTTCTTAGATTTCTTATCATACAAATTTTACCCAAAAGTGTTTGAAGATTATTTTAATCACCATCAACAATATGGTGATGTTTCTTACATCCCAACAACTGCATTCTTTTATGGGTTGAAACACAATGAAGAAATTACCATAGAATTTGAATCGGGTAAAATGATTATTGTGGAGTATTTATATACCACTAATGCCGATGATGATGGTTATAGAAATGTATTCTTTAACCTTAACGGACAAACAAGAGGTGTAAAAGTTAAAGACAACACAGCAGTTTCTACAAAAGTAAAACACGTAAAAGCTGAGGCTGATAATGAAATAGGAGCTCCATTACAAGGCAAGCTAGTACAACTTAAAGTTAAGGCTGGTGATGTAGTTAAAAAAGAACAGTCGTTGTTTGTACTGGAAGCCATGAAAATGGAATCTACCGTTACGGCCCCTACTGATGGAAAAGTAAAGAAAGTACATTTAACCGAAGGTACTATGGTAGAACAAAGCGACTTAGTAGTAGAATTTGAGTAA